The Canis lupus familiaris isolate Mischka breed German Shepherd chromosome X, alternate assembly UU_Cfam_GSD_1.0, whole genome shotgun sequence genome has a segment encoding these proteins:
- the LOC119878033 gene encoding actin-related protein T1-like: MFNPHVLDIPAVIFDNGSGLCKAGLSGEIGPRRIISSVVGYPKFNMPSSEATKKKYLVGEKALYKYEALHLHYPIERGLVTRWDEMEKLWKYLFEWELGVNPCQRPVLMTEPSLNPRETREKMAEVMFETFNVPAFYLSNHAVVALYASASVTGLVVDSGDGVTCTVPIFEGYSLPHAVTKLYVAGRDITEHLTRLLLSSGSTFPCILNKALVGDIKEKLCYVALEPEKELCKRPEEVLREYRLPDGNVIYIGDQLHQVPEILFAPDQLGIHNPGLSKMVSSSIMKCDTDIQNNLFAEIVLSGGTTLFPGLEERLMKELEQLASRGTPIKITASPDRCFSAWIGASIVTSLSSFKQMWITSADFMEFGTYVVQRRCF; encoded by the coding sequence ATGTTTAATCCACATGTATTAGATATTCCAGCTGTAATTTTTGACAATGGATCAGGACTCTGCAAAGCAGGCCTGTCTGGAGAGATTGGACCCCGTCGCATCATCAGTTCTGTTGTGGGGTATCCTAAATTCAACATGCCATCATCAGAAGCCACTAAGAAAAAGTACCTTGTGGGAGAAAAAGCCCTATACAAATATGAGGCCTTGCATTTGCACTACCCCATTGAGCGTGGACTGGTAACAAGATGGGATGAAATGGAGAAACTTTGGAAGTATCTTTTTGAGTGGGAACTAGGAGTAAATCCTTGTCAACGACCTGTTCTCATGACTGAGCCCTCCTTGAACCCAAGGGAGACTAGAGAGAAGATGGCCGAAGTAATGTTTGAGACCTTCAATGTGCCTGCTTTCTACCTGTCCAATCATGCAGTGGTAGCACtatatgcctctgcctctgtcacagGATTAGTGGTGGACAGTGGGGATGGGGTCACTTGCACGGTCCCTATCTTTGAGGGTTATTCCCTGCCTCATGCTGTCACCAAGCTCTATGTGGCAGGAAGGGACATCACAGAGCACCTCACTCGCCTCCTCCTTTCCAGTGGAAGTACTTTCCCTTGCATACTCAATAAGGCCTTAGTTGGTGACATCAAAGAGAAGCTGTGTTATGTGGCCTTGGAGCCAGAGAAAGAGCTATGCAAGAGGCCAGAAGAGGTTCTGAGAGAATACAGACTGCCAGACGGGAATGTTATCTACATTGGAGACCAGCTGCACCAAGTGCCTGAAATTCTTTTTGCACCCGATCAGCTGGGTATTCACAACCCAGGACTCTCCAAAATGGTGTCCAGCAGCATTATGAAGTGTGACACTGACatccaaaataatctttttgcGGAAATTGTGCTGTCTGGGGGCACCACTCTTTTCCCTGGGCTTGAGGAAAGACTTATGAAAGAATTGGAACAGCTGGCTTCCAGAGGAACTCCCATCAAGATTACAGCTTCTCCTGATAGATGTTTTTCTGCATGGATAGGTGCATCCATTGTGACCTCTCTGAGCAGTTTCAAGCAGATGTGGATCACTTCTGCAGATTTCATGGAGTTTGGGACATATGTTGTTCAGAGAAGATGCTTTTAA